A genome region from Chloroflexota bacterium includes the following:
- a CDS encoding phosphatase PAP2 family protein, which produces MDTLVLWGTGVIQWLQTLRSPVLDAVFTGSTFLGDEKFYLLMIPLLYWIVDKRLAMRLSFVYLGSAYFNSFLKAIFAVPRPSFPAVQVLAPAEGYAFPSGHAQTAATVWSYLATQARRASFWVAAIVVIFLVALSRVYLGVHYPQDVVVGTAIALAIVAGYNQFLRAYGARIAQLPMVAKLALGCGVPLLLLALHADKDAVAAMAACLGLSVGVTLEHEWVRFSCTGTVMKRAIRFVLGLIVLLALYLGLSAVLPGGLFFRLLRYALIGIWASLVAPWLFVKLRLAEKEAN; this is translated from the coding sequence ATGGACACTCTGGTGCTTTGGGGTACGGGGGTTATCCAGTGGTTGCAGACTTTGCGCAGCCCTGTATTGGATGCCGTATTCACGGGGAGCACCTTCCTGGGCGATGAAAAGTTCTATTTGCTGATGATTCCACTTTTGTATTGGATCGTGGACAAAAGGTTAGCGATGCGTCTCAGCTTTGTCTACCTAGGCTCAGCCTATTTCAATAGCTTCCTGAAGGCGATTTTCGCGGTGCCGCGGCCATCCTTTCCTGCAGTGCAAGTGCTTGCTCCTGCAGAGGGCTATGCCTTCCCCAGCGGCCATGCACAGACGGCCGCAACCGTTTGGAGTTATCTGGCTACTCAGGCACGCCGCGCATCGTTCTGGGTTGCCGCTATTGTGGTTATATTCCTGGTTGCTCTGTCGCGCGTTTATCTAGGAGTGCACTATCCACAGGACGTCGTGGTTGGAACAGCCATTGCGCTTGCGATTGTTGCTGGCTATAACCAGTTCCTCCGCGCATACGGTGCTCGGATTGCGCAATTACCCATGGTAGCCAAGTTGGCATTGGGTTGTGGAGTACCATTATTGCTACTCGCATTGCATGCGGATAAGGACGCAGTTGCCGCTATGGCAGCATGCCTGGGTCTTAGCGTAGGAGTTACACTGGAACACGAATGGGTGCGATTCAGTTGCACCGGGACGGTGATGAAACGCGCGATTCGCTTCGTGCTTGGGCTCATTGTGCTATTGGCACTCTACCTGGGTCTCAGCGCAGTTTTGCCCGGTGGGTTGTTCTTCCGGCTGTTGCGGTATGCGCTGATCGGTATATGGGCTAGCCTGGTAGCGCCATGGCTGTTTGTGAAGCTGCGCTTGGCTGAAAAGGAAGCAAACTAA
- a CDS encoding M20/M25/M40 family metallo-hydrolase: MINEKRLLDTFLSLVRIDSPSGEESAMAQELAKRLRQLGLNVELDAICNVVAKLLGQGTPLLLAAHMDTVMPGRSIKPVVKDGVVYSDGTTILGADDKAGVAIILELLQVIVENKLPHPSLEVVITVQEETGLVGAKHLDKSRLQAKMGISFDAGGTPGTIVVAAPSHDLIAAVVHGKAAHAGTRPEEGINAILVAAQAVVNMPLGRIDDETTANIGIIKGGIARNIVPDRVELMGEARSRQLSKLEAQVARMVEALQAAAKRYGTTVDIEVTRSYNGYTFNEEVAIVKQLMTACRAMGVEPILAATGGGSDANIYNASGMQVVNLSTGLRKEHSTEEHIAVADMVTCAQIVMQFLNNWPS; encoded by the coding sequence ATGATTAACGAAAAACGACTATTGGATACATTTCTGAGTCTAGTGCGTATTGACAGTCCATCCGGTGAAGAGAGTGCGATGGCGCAAGAGCTAGCGAAACGCTTGCGTCAGTTAGGGCTCAATGTGGAGCTGGATGCGATATGTAATGTAGTGGCTAAACTGCTAGGGCAGGGGACTCCGCTCTTACTAGCTGCCCATATGGATACAGTGATGCCTGGACGTAGCATTAAGCCCGTAGTCAAAGATGGGGTGGTCTATAGCGATGGCACGACTATATTGGGAGCAGATGACAAAGCAGGTGTAGCGATCATCCTAGAATTATTGCAGGTGATCGTGGAGAATAAATTGCCCCACCCCTCTTTGGAAGTGGTGATCACTGTGCAGGAGGAGACCGGTCTTGTCGGAGCCAAGCATCTCGACAAATCCCGTTTGCAGGCAAAAATGGGCATCTCCTTTGACGCCGGTGGTACTCCAGGCACCATTGTAGTCGCTGCACCCTCGCATGACCTCATTGCGGCTGTGGTGCACGGCAAGGCAGCCCATGCTGGCACTCGTCCAGAAGAGGGAATCAACGCTATCCTCGTCGCAGCCCAGGCTGTGGTGAACATGCCATTAGGGCGCATTGATGACGAGACTACTGCCAACATCGGGATTATCAAGGGTGGCATAGCGCGAAACATCGTGCCAGATCGCGTGGAGTTGATGGGTGAGGCGCGCAGCCGCCAGTTATCGAAGCTAGAAGCACAAGTAGCCAGGATGGTAGAAGCTCTCCAAGCAGCAGCAAAGCGCTATGGGACTACAGTGGATATAGAAGTAACTCGTTCGTACAATGGATATACTTTTAACGAGGAAGTTGCTATCGTCAAACAGTTGATGACTGCTTGCCGCGCTATGGGTGTCGAGCCCATCCTGGCCGCTACAGGTGGCGGCAGTGATGCGAACATCTACAATGCATCGGGTATGCAAGTGGTCAATTTGAGCACGGGTCTGCGCAAAGAACACAGCACGGAAGAACACATTGCCGTGGCAGACATGGTGACGTGTGCACAGATCGTGATGCAATTTCTCAACAATTGGCCCTCATAA
- a CDS encoding sigma-70 family RNA polymerase sigma factor: MAIPSTSCKEESSPYIQSNEESALLKRAREYDQAAIAEIYDRYSLRIYNYIYHRLGNAPLAEDLTATVFLRMLEAIRSSRAWQTSFSGWLYRIAHNLVVDHFRTGRRDDVPLDDWPVASHEHPADVAERSLTQQRLRAAITQLTEEQSLVITLKFLEGMSNAEIAQLMGKSEGAIKSLQFRALAALRRLIGGEEL, encoded by the coding sequence TTGGCTATCCCGTCAACGTCTTGTAAAGAAGAGAGTAGCCCATACATTCAGTCGAACGAGGAATCGGCGCTGCTGAAAAGGGCTAGGGAGTACGACCAGGCGGCGATTGCCGAGATCTATGATCGTTACTCGCTGCGTATCTACAATTACATCTACCATCGCCTTGGCAATGCGCCTTTAGCCGAGGATTTAACGGCTACAGTTTTTTTACGTATGCTGGAGGCTATTCGTTCGTCCAGGGCTTGGCAGACGTCATTTTCAGGCTGGCTTTATCGCATCGCGCACAATCTAGTGGTGGATCACTTCCGAACAGGACGCCGGGATGATGTGCCTCTGGATGACTGGCCTGTGGCTTCGCATGAACATCCGGCTGACGTGGCTGAACGGTCGCTCACACAGCAGCGGTTGCGCGCAGCGATCACCCAGTTGACAGAGGAACAGAGTTTGGTTATTACGCTGAAATTTCTTGAAGGCATGAGCAACGCTGAGATCGCTCAGCTCATGGGTAAGTCAGAGGGAGCTATTAAGTCGTTGCAATTCAGGGCATTGGCAGCGTTACGCCGTCTCATAGGCGGAGAAGAACTATGA
- a CDS encoding dodecin domain-containing protein, producing MPVIKVIELVGNSPVSWEDAAKNAVAEAAKTVHGITGVDVVGQTAVVENGTITEYRANVKIAFVVKREVD from the coding sequence ATGCCTGTAATTAAGGTGATCGAATTGGTCGGCAACTCACCAGTGAGTTGGGAGGATGCAGCAAAGAACGCTGTCGCTGAGGCCGCCAAGACGGTGCATGGCATCACTGGCGTTGATGTGGTTGGACAGACAGCGGTCGTGGAAAACGGCACCATCACCGAATACCGCGCTAACGTAAAAATTGCCTTTGTAGTAAAGAGAGAAGTAGACTAG